One genomic region from Nitrospirota bacterium encodes:
- a CDS encoding acyl-ACP desaturase, whose protein sequence is MEIDASDRPAGGFSIERYVESSRPLDLEGIQWEQSREYPITPEVVRAVTYFMDIEYQTINYLRDLLAAGAANDPEIAVFLSCWGYEEMFHGRALETFLKQYGIEVARERLAEVRRTVTWRERFEAFGAKLLAKYNRHFPALYLSWGASQEISTLMGYQGLGRRANNPILTEITRRIIMDESRHFSFYYHMARKHLSDPRAQRLTRWVLTHFWSPVGQGVKPDAEVRWIHRFIMEGEFGKSAIRHIDSIINKLPGLDSLNILDRYTTALGPA, encoded by the coding sequence ATGGAGATCGACGCTTCGGATAGGCCCGCGGGAGGATTTTCAATCGAGCGGTATGTTGAATCCTCGCGGCCGTTGGATTTGGAGGGCATTCAGTGGGAGCAAAGTCGGGAGTATCCCATCACCCCGGAGGTTGTCCGCGCGGTCACCTATTTCATGGACATCGAATACCAGACGATCAACTATCTCCGTGATCTCTTAGCGGCGGGGGCGGCCAACGATCCGGAGATCGCCGTGTTTCTTTCCTGTTGGGGGTATGAGGAGATGTTCCACGGTCGCGCATTGGAGACGTTCCTGAAACAGTACGGCATCGAGGTCGCGCGAGAGCGCCTCGCCGAGGTCCGGCGGACGGTCACGTGGCGGGAGCGGTTCGAAGCCTTTGGAGCCAAGTTGTTGGCGAAGTACAACCGCCATTTTCCGGCGTTGTATCTGAGTTGGGGGGCTTCGCAGGAGATTTCGACCCTGATGGGGTATCAGGGGCTCGGACGACGCGCCAACAACCCGATTCTCACGGAAATTACCCGCCGAATCATCATGGATGAGTCCCGGCATTTCAGCTTCTACTACCACATGGCCCGAAAACACTTGTCTGATCCCCGGGCGCAGCGGCTCACTCGATGGGTCCTCACGCATTTCTGGTCGCCCGTGGGGCAGGGCGTCAAGCCCGACGCGGAAGTTCGCTGGATTCATCGGTTCATCATGGAGGGTGAATTCGGGAAATCCGCGATCCGGCACATCGACTCCATCATCAACAAGCTTCCCGGCCTCGATTCGCTCAACATCCTCGACCGCTACACCACCGCTCTCGGTCCGGCCTGA